In the genome of Paenibacillus pabuli, one region contains:
- a CDS encoding DUF4127 family protein, translated as MKTVLYVPLDDRPANLDDVVVQGKAAGMHIITPNLGDIQNRLDSEKTVEGTTLLGTSTPTYGKPSNIHEFILKNAAKVDGFIISSDMLAYGGLIGSRQLREDGGGTYPDYDQNTTRLLDVIKAIKGKYPRKPVYVMDTIMRLATTSFADGLALDAYNESRALMQQPRQSFTAFEDIVNGYNLSPESTEYGETTYFNKEQYYNTRQHKFKTNLYILDKLARQGYIDFLAVGVDDANTQGVQINEINYVEARINEWLGGTDGQNSDRAIILPDADGLGHALVARMANQLLRGGKKTRYAVKYFGPHGSTIINAYEYMDVHENVVRHVDIVGGVVVADSAYPEPEVGTDTTSNAENGNELTSAASIDEASSFDMASELDRMTNRHPGKPGKNPVDIEIIAITALDQVQAAVAQLTSNSEKGLPSVLIDFVGKGPANVDVAEALLNSPYTGRVLGYSAWNTPGNKIGMAVGMGQSRYALIKTETHAHALRDAMNAQGSLLFKRFLKDYYYKAVAIADIRTYSRAHALYTNVATLADQNMSLFNSEEDYAHLQTLLRDLMQTHTATLAGKPAFAQENVAIKQICNGKAAYAEYCSALLEYTNPDFIWGRAFEITLNPKVTLK; from the coding sequence ATGAAAACAGTATTGTATGTTCCACTGGATGATCGTCCAGCGAATCTGGATGACGTCGTTGTACAAGGAAAAGCAGCCGGTATGCATATCATTACACCGAACCTGGGTGACATTCAAAATCGTCTGGATTCCGAGAAAACGGTAGAAGGCACCACATTGCTTGGAACGTCTACGCCTACGTATGGGAAACCGTCCAACATTCATGAGTTCATTTTGAAAAATGCCGCCAAAGTTGATGGATTTATCATTTCTTCGGATATGCTGGCTTACGGTGGTCTGATTGGCAGTCGTCAGCTTCGTGAAGATGGAGGTGGCACATATCCTGATTACGATCAGAACACCACCCGTTTGCTTGATGTGATCAAAGCGATTAAAGGGAAATATCCACGCAAACCGGTTTATGTGATGGATACCATTATGCGACTCGCGACTACCTCATTTGCAGATGGTCTCGCATTGGACGCATACAACGAGTCACGTGCACTGATGCAGCAGCCACGCCAGTCCTTTACGGCATTCGAGGATATTGTGAACGGGTACAACCTTTCTCCAGAGTCTACGGAATATGGGGAAACGACGTATTTTAATAAAGAACAGTACTACAACACCAGACAACATAAATTCAAAACCAATCTGTACATTCTGGATAAGCTTGCTCGCCAAGGATATATTGACTTCCTCGCCGTAGGAGTAGACGATGCGAATACGCAAGGCGTTCAGATTAACGAGATCAATTATGTGGAAGCACGAATCAATGAATGGCTTGGTGGGACGGATGGACAAAATTCGGATCGGGCGATTATTCTTCCGGATGCGGATGGCCTGGGTCACGCTCTGGTGGCACGTATGGCGAACCAATTGCTTCGTGGTGGGAAGAAGACGCGTTATGCAGTGAAATATTTTGGCCCTCATGGTTCCACGATTATCAATGCCTATGAATATATGGATGTGCACGAGAATGTGGTACGCCATGTGGATATTGTAGGTGGTGTGGTTGTGGCGGATTCCGCTTACCCGGAGCCTGAAGTGGGAACGGACACAACTTCCAATGCGGAAAATGGGAATGAATTAACGAGTGCTGCCTCTATCGATGAAGCTTCTTCGTTTGACATGGCGTCCGAGCTGGATCGTATGACGAACCGTCATCCAGGCAAACCGGGTAAAAATCCGGTGGACATTGAGATTATTGCCATTACGGCGCTGGATCAGGTGCAGGCAGCTGTGGCGCAGTTGACGAGTAATAGTGAGAAAGGTCTTCCTTCGGTGCTGATTGATTTTGTAGGAAAAGGTCCAGCCAACGTCGATGTAGCCGAAGCACTCCTGAATAGTCCGTATACAGGTCGGGTTTTGGGTTACAGTGCATGGAATACGCCGGGGAACAAAATCGGTATGGCTGTGGGTATGGGACAATCCCGTTATGCTCTGATTAAAACAGAAACCCATGCTCACGCGTTGCGAGATGCCATGAATGCACAGGGTTCATTGTTGTTCAAACGTTTCCTGAAAGATTACTACTATAAAGCAGTAGCGATTGCAGATATTCGTACGTATTCCAGAGCGCATGCGCTGTATACCAATGTGGCCACTCTTGCGGATCAGAACATGTCACTGTTTAACTCGGAAGAGGATTATGCTCATTTGCAGACTTTACTCAGAGATCTGATGCAGACCCATACAGCAACGCTGGCAGGAAAACCAGCCTTTGCCCAAGAAAACGTAGCGATCAAACAAATCTGTAATGGCAAAGCAGCCTATGCGGAGTATTGCAGTGCACTGCTGGAATATACGAACCCCGACTTCATCTGGGGACGTGCGTTTGAGATCACGTTGAATCCGAAGGTTACGCTGAAATAA
- a CDS encoding phage tail sheath subtilisin-like domain-containing protein translates to MAGGTWEQTDRPVLPGLYMNFQAAASSAIQAGNRGTVVVPIKANWGPVGTFVEVGSEAAIERIFSAHALNNGTAYTSLKLALLGGPKKLLAYRVAGETAKAATLTLKDSSDAAVLQLDAMYPGDRGNGFYVTIQPGVIDNTKYEVRLFEGNRMLYALLTADISAASLAKEINADESNIWINAQAIGDGTGVVATVAGAAFKGGASGNDGLTNAEYIAVQGALEGEQFDVLALDHAADAPLLASFAAWVKRVRSEGKPVMAVFGGTTADDTSATAAQKAAARSLTLNHEGVINVGTGVRLGNAFYSSAETSAYVAGLIAGQRLNESTTYAPSPFDDVTRRWTRAEQEQAVQNGVFIFFHDGRQVKALRGVNTLVTPAAGQNNAWKKIRSIRVMDAINTDLQRSAEDTYIGKVNNTEEGRQALIGAMKAYLALLAQSNVIEAAGYDVVLDPAYYGAAPILKPEADQVFLQWNVKLTDVMEQLFGTFYVQ, encoded by the coding sequence ATGGCAGGCGGAACTTGGGAGCAAACGGATCGTCCGGTACTTCCGGGCTTATATATGAATTTTCAGGCGGCGGCGTCTTCGGCCATTCAAGCTGGTAATCGTGGAACGGTTGTTGTGCCGATCAAGGCGAACTGGGGTCCGGTCGGGACTTTTGTAGAAGTTGGCAGTGAAGCTGCAATTGAACGTATTTTCTCGGCACATGCCCTGAATAACGGGACAGCTTATACCTCCTTGAAGCTCGCTCTGCTGGGTGGACCGAAAAAGCTGCTCGCGTATCGGGTAGCCGGAGAGACGGCGAAAGCAGCCACACTTACGCTGAAAGATAGCAGTGATGCAGCCGTGCTGCAGCTGGACGCCATGTACCCGGGTGACCGGGGGAACGGGTTCTACGTCACCATTCAACCGGGTGTAATTGATAATACGAAGTATGAAGTGCGCTTGTTTGAAGGCAATCGGATGCTGTATGCACTGTTGACTGCGGATATTTCGGCAGCATCGCTGGCGAAAGAGATCAATGCGGATGAAAGCAACATTTGGATTAACGCTCAGGCGATTGGCGATGGCACAGGTGTCGTTGCAACCGTTGCGGGAGCGGCGTTTAAAGGTGGTGCAAGCGGCAACGATGGACTGACCAATGCGGAGTATATTGCCGTGCAGGGCGCGCTGGAAGGCGAGCAATTCGATGTATTGGCACTGGATCATGCAGCGGATGCACCTTTGCTGGCGAGCTTTGCAGCATGGGTGAAACGTGTACGGAGTGAGGGTAAACCGGTGATGGCTGTATTCGGCGGTACCACGGCAGACGACACCTCTGCGACCGCAGCACAGAAGGCAGCCGCACGTTCACTCACGTTGAACCATGAGGGTGTAATCAATGTTGGTACGGGTGTGCGTCTGGGAAATGCTTTCTACAGCTCGGCGGAGACTTCTGCTTATGTCGCGGGTCTGATTGCCGGACAACGACTGAATGAATCCACCACATATGCACCTTCTCCGTTCGATGACGTGACACGTCGCTGGACGCGTGCAGAACAGGAGCAGGCGGTACAGAACGGCGTATTTATTTTCTTCCACGATGGACGTCAGGTGAAGGCGCTTCGCGGAGTGAATACACTCGTGACCCCTGCCGCAGGACAGAATAATGCCTGGAAAAAAATTCGTTCCATCCGTGTGATGGATGCCATTAATACGGATTTGCAGCGCTCTGCTGAAGATACGTATATCGGCAAAGTAAACAATACGGAAGAAGGACGCCAAGCGCTGATCGGTGCGATGAAAGCCTATCTGGCGCTGCTTGCACAGAGCAATGTCATTGAAGCTGCGGGGTACGATGTCGTTCTTGACCCGGCGTATTATGGTGCTGCACCTATTCTTAAGCCGGAGGCGGATCAGGTATTCCTGCAATGGAACGTGAAGCTGACGGATGTAATGGAGCAGTTGTTTGGAACGTTTTACGTGCAATAA
- a CDS encoding phage tail tube protein produces the protein MLDASRVILGTHGQLHIDGVWQTNINKLEASVEIEKRELNLVGNDWKVHKNGAKKGTGTMTGYKVTSDMIQRGFTKFQIISKLDDPESYGHESVLLKGCMVDKIQLANWTAGEEVPEETGFTFEGFELLNPIVAN, from the coding sequence ATGTTGGATGCGTCAAGAGTAATTCTCGGTACCCATGGTCAGCTGCATATCGATGGTGTGTGGCAGACCAATATTAATAAGCTGGAGGCCAGCGTTGAAATTGAGAAGCGTGAGCTGAATCTGGTCGGCAACGATTGGAAAGTGCACAAGAATGGTGCGAAAAAAGGAACAGGTACGATGACGGGTTACAAAGTCACATCGGACATGATCCAGCGCGGTTTCACCAAGTTCCAGATTATTTCCAAACTCGACGATCCAGAGTCCTACGGACATGAAAGTGTCTTGCTGAAAGGCTGCATGGTGGACAAAATCCAACTTGCCAACTGGACAGCGGGTGAGGAAGTTCCGGAGGAAACAGGTTTTACATTTGAAGGATTTGAATTGTTGAATCCGATTGTTGCGAACTAA
- a CDS encoding phage tail assembly chaperone yields the protein MSMNENMSEEQILDQLFEAAERLPEENVRIQRLDLLLTLRGLTSSKVDQIRERCTIRKTVKGRTEEKVDTETFNALLISEATVKMNVRGLELSGWGDNRITGRMKLSGGEQAVRRMLLAGELDAVGDKVLELSGFGVEIEDLKN from the coding sequence ATGAGTATGAATGAAAATATGTCGGAAGAACAAATTTTGGATCAGTTGTTTGAAGCAGCAGAACGTTTGCCGGAAGAGAATGTACGCATTCAACGTTTGGATCTGCTGCTGACTCTGCGTGGATTGACATCCTCTAAAGTGGATCAGATCCGCGAACGCTGTACGATTCGGAAAACGGTCAAAGGCCGCACCGAGGAAAAGGTGGATACCGAAACATTTAACGCGCTGCTGATTTCCGAAGCCACGGTAAAAATGAATGTGCGTGGACTCGAACTGTCCGGCTGGGGAGACAACCGCATCACGGGCCGCATGAAGCTGTCCGGTGGGGAACAAGCGGTTCGCCGCATGTTACTCGCGGGTGAGCTGGACGCTGTTGGCGATAAGGTACTTGAGCTGTCCGGCTTCGGTGTGGAGATTGAAGACCTAAAAAACTGA
- a CDS encoding LysM peptidoglycan-binding domain-containing protein yields the protein MEFTLIDGKTKFQFPVKPEELTISRSKGYETINMLEHGEFDFAQGEKVKEITFSSFFPKEYDASYCMYEPLPDPRVAMNMLNTFLVSKKPLRFIITNTGVNVPVYLISHNTTFRGGENGDIYFDITLRTWRDSKVEKVGGAASASKSGSRTDLKTSSKTYTVKSGDSLSKIAKLELGSSSKWNEIYKLNAKTIGSDPNRIKPGQKLVMP from the coding sequence ATGGAATTCACCCTGATCGACGGGAAAACGAAGTTTCAATTTCCGGTGAAACCGGAAGAACTGACGATCTCCCGATCCAAAGGGTACGAAACGATTAATATGCTCGAACATGGCGAGTTTGATTTTGCACAGGGGGAGAAGGTGAAGGAGATCACCTTCTCTTCTTTTTTTCCAAAAGAATATGATGCGTCCTATTGCATGTACGAGCCTTTGCCTGATCCGCGGGTAGCGATGAATATGCTGAATACGTTTCTGGTATCGAAAAAGCCGCTGCGCTTCATCATTACCAACACGGGGGTGAACGTGCCCGTGTATCTGATCTCTCACAATACGACCTTCCGGGGCGGTGAGAACGGAGATATTTACTTTGACATTACGCTGCGAACATGGCGGGATTCCAAAGTGGAGAAGGTTGGCGGTGCAGCATCAGCGAGCAAGTCCGGTTCTCGTACCGATCTGAAAACGAGCAGCAAGACCTACACCGTGAAATCCGGCGATTCCCTGTCCAAAATAGCAAAGCTTGAGCTGGGCAGCAGTTCCAAATGGAACGAGATCTACAAGCTCAACGCGAAAACCATCGGCAGTGATCCAAACCGGATCAAGCCGGGACAAAAGCTGGTGATGCCATGA
- a CDS encoding XkdQ/YqbQ family protein, with protein MTYKVIVDDKYDITKLVETISLKDSLDQIAYQANIRLAVSASSGLPAISPGMAVRISGVPFGEKSMVHLLHPAVIWEVESSNSGTKRLSLTVYDRMIYLEKSEDEFLLPKDQTATQRLKTYAKEWKIPYAPLPDTKTKLSKAVYRSQTIFSMMFADLKETVKSGGDMYHPRMTPGGLQLFKVGSNAKVHELDRLIDLTQMRTLEGAVTKVKVMAASESSSGKEVPSKVLAIEQEGVAELGTLQKLIEDDQVKTAAAAKKLAKSRLTGIQETFTISAPDVNTIRAGDAVLLKGLKLIVMSVSRDLSAGPGTMTLELGTVEMVKRRVYLE; from the coding sequence ATGACCTACAAGGTCATTGTGGACGACAAATATGACATCACCAAGCTGGTGGAGACGATTTCGTTGAAGGACTCGCTCGACCAGATTGCCTATCAGGCCAACATCCGGCTGGCGGTGTCTGCATCTTCGGGTCTGCCTGCGATCTCACCGGGTATGGCGGTGCGGATCAGCGGGGTTCCTTTTGGCGAAAAATCAATGGTTCATCTGCTGCACCCTGCCGTCATCTGGGAAGTGGAAAGCTCAAACAGCGGCACCAAGCGGCTGTCTCTGACCGTCTACGACCGGATGATTTATCTGGAAAAATCAGAGGACGAGTTCCTGCTGCCAAAAGACCAGACTGCCACGCAGCGGCTCAAAACGTACGCCAAGGAATGGAAAATTCCATACGCCCCGCTGCCGGATACCAAAACAAAGCTGAGCAAAGCGGTGTATCGGTCGCAGACGATTTTTTCAATGATGTTTGCCGACCTAAAGGAAACGGTGAAGTCCGGCGGGGATATGTATCATCCGCGGATGACGCCGGGTGGGCTGCAGCTGTTCAAGGTGGGCAGCAATGCAAAGGTGCATGAGCTGGATCGTCTGATCGATCTGACTCAGATGCGTACGCTCGAAGGTGCGGTCACCAAAGTTAAAGTGATGGCGGCCTCCGAGTCCAGCAGTGGCAAAGAGGTTCCTTCCAAAGTGCTGGCGATTGAGCAGGAGGGTGTAGCCGAACTGGGCACGCTGCAAAAGCTGATCGAGGACGATCAGGTCAAAACAGCGGCGGCCGCTAAAAAGCTGGCGAAAAGCCGTCTGACGGGTATTCAGGAGACCTTTACGATATCCGCACCGGATGTGAATACGATCCGCGCGGGAGATGCGGTGCTGCTCAAAGGGTTGAAACTGATCGTCATGTCGGTTAGCCGCGATCTGTCCGCTGGACCTGGAACGATGACGTTGGAGCTTGGCACGGTCGAGATGGTGAAAAGGAGGGTTTATCTTGAATAA
- a CDS encoding DUF2634 domain-containing protein, translating into MPSLFPETGLVWGDEEDLSGAASEEVRFGRSWRFDYDAGDFVLTPSGKVAAAGAHEAWVQWCIKAVKTPRYRHVIYSGNYGSELDELVGQGDSRGVMESEITRMVTETLLADPRTDSVDQFTFNWNREQCMFSCRVASVQEEMFILESEVI; encoded by the coding sequence ATGCCTAGTTTGTTCCCGGAAACGGGTTTGGTATGGGGAGACGAGGAAGATCTGTCGGGGGCGGCTTCGGAAGAGGTGAGGTTTGGACGGAGCTGGCGATTCGATTACGATGCGGGGGATTTTGTGCTGACCCCAAGTGGCAAAGTCGCTGCGGCAGGTGCGCATGAAGCGTGGGTACAGTGGTGCATTAAGGCCGTGAAAACGCCGCGGTACAGACATGTGATTTACTCCGGAAACTATGGATCGGAGCTGGATGAGTTGGTTGGTCAGGGTGACAGCCGGGGAGTGATGGAAAGTGAGATTACCCGGATGGTTACGGAGACGCTGCTGGCTGATCCACGCACGGATTCAGTAGACCAGTTTACGTTCAATTGGAATCGGGAGCAGTGCATGTTCTCGTGTCGTGTGGCGAGTGTGCAGGAAGAGATGTTTATTTTGGAAAGTGAGGTGATCTGA
- a CDS encoding baseplate J/gp47 family protein, which yields MAEIPRYLEDQTEEQIMQRMLDRLPADLDKSEGSFLWDAEAPVAFMLSEAALWAQELLRRGFASTAASSDPNFRSEELDLRAGEHGITRRAAVVAQGTVKFAGTPGKVVPAGTVVATLADEISGEASLEYETVGRVELDADGLGSVGVRALVAGKESNVPAGTVTVLSTPVSGVTSVTNVEVIKGGADVEADTALLERFYAKVRNQGTSGNKSQYVQWASEVPGVGATRVIPLWQGPGTVGLYLLDTDKRAAGSDLVTAVQKYVDPTQDGQGEGVAPAGPVVTVMPAEEVPMNIQVKLTLASDATLADVRALIEGGVTAYLKQLAFADPLVRYTRIAAILLDIPPIIDYSELTVNGVSDQNIEMKASQVAVLGAVDVHE from the coding sequence ATGGCTGAGATTCCGCGTTATTTGGAGGACCAGACGGAGGAACAGATTATGCAGCGTATGCTGGATCGTCTGCCCGCGGATCTGGATAAGTCGGAGGGTTCGTTTCTGTGGGATGCGGAGGCTCCAGTTGCCTTTATGCTGTCTGAGGCGGCATTGTGGGCGCAGGAATTACTGCGGCGCGGGTTTGCGAGTACGGCAGCGAGCAGTGATCCGAATTTTCGTTCGGAAGAGTTGGATCTGCGGGCGGGGGAGCATGGCATTACGCGGCGGGCTGCTGTAGTGGCGCAAGGTACAGTGAAGTTTGCTGGTACGCCGGGGAAAGTGGTGCCTGCGGGTACGGTTGTGGCGACTTTGGCGGATGAAATCTCCGGTGAGGCTTCGCTGGAATATGAAACGGTTGGTCGTGTGGAGTTGGATGCAGATGGACTAGGTAGTGTTGGCGTGCGGGCGCTCGTTGCCGGAAAAGAAAGCAATGTGCCTGCGGGCACCGTGACCGTGCTGTCCACACCAGTGAGTGGCGTTACCTCTGTTACTAATGTGGAGGTGATTAAAGGCGGTGCGGATGTTGAGGCAGATACGGCGCTGCTGGAACGCTTTTATGCTAAAGTCCGCAATCAGGGGACAAGCGGTAACAAATCGCAATATGTGCAATGGGCCAGTGAGGTTCCAGGTGTGGGTGCAACGCGTGTGATCCCGTTGTGGCAGGGGCCGGGCACGGTGGGATTGTATCTGCTGGATACGGACAAACGTGCAGCAGGCAGCGATCTGGTGACGGCTGTGCAGAAATACGTGGACCCAACGCAGGATGGACAGGGTGAAGGTGTTGCTCCTGCAGGCCCGGTGGTGACGGTGATGCCGGCAGAAGAAGTACCGATGAACATTCAGGTGAAGCTGACCCTGGCAAGCGATGCGACGCTGGCAGATGTGAGGGCATTGATTGAGGGCGGGGTGACCGCATATCTGAAGCAGTTGGCTTTTGCCGATCCGCTCGTTCGTTATACCCGTATTGCGGCGATCCTGCTGGACATTCCGCCGATTATCGACTATTCGGAGCTTACCGTGAACGGTGTGAGCGACCAGAATATCGAGATGAAAGCAAGTCAGGTGGCCGTGCTGGGGGCGGTGGATGTGCATGAGTAG
- a CDS encoding YmfQ family protein codes for MSAPSAVHVGLTSEKGRELFSYLPRYYETSRVMQADMQAKGTEMDLLYQALDETLEQFFVRTATWGLDFWEQELGIETDRLKPVEQRRAVVESKLRGAGKFSGRQVANVAEAYAGGKIDVTFQPEAWSFTVSFVDTMGTPPNIDDLKRAIEELKPAHMAVEYKYRYLVWDDLDNKQMTWDELDAASLTWNELEVWA; via the coding sequence ATGAGTGCACCTTCTGCTGTACATGTTGGACTGACGAGTGAGAAAGGGCGGGAGTTGTTCTCGTATTTGCCCAGGTACTATGAGACTTCACGAGTGATGCAGGCCGATATGCAGGCCAAAGGCACCGAGATGGATCTGCTGTACCAGGCGTTGGATGAGACGCTGGAGCAGTTTTTTGTCCGCACGGCGACGTGGGGGCTGGACTTCTGGGAGCAGGAGCTCGGCATTGAGACAGATCGTCTCAAACCTGTGGAACAAAGGCGTGCCGTGGTGGAGTCGAAGCTGCGTGGTGCCGGGAAGTTTTCGGGGAGACAAGTTGCAAACGTTGCTGAGGCGTATGCCGGGGGCAAGATAGATGTAACTTTTCAACCGGAAGCGTGGAGTTTTACGGTGAGCTTTGTGGATACGATGGGCACCCCGCCCAATATTGATGATCTGAAGCGGGCGATTGAGGAATTAAAACCGGCTCATATGGCCGTGGAATATAAATATCGTTATCTGGTCTGGGATGATCTGGACAACAAACAGATGACCTGGGATGAACTGGACGCCGCGTCTCTGACGTGGAATGAACTGGAGGTGTGGGCGTAG
- a CDS encoding pyocin knob domain-containing protein yields the protein MPKETKRLKLPLPLGNENVTLESINGIFEKIDAGVATRESILISAGSDLNTYMEEGNYYCPANATVATLLNSPTAEAFHLTVEAHAGVLQTLSTFQPGDLEVFQRNYYFGWGPWKKVPTRDELEEILPQANGNAQGYANAAVAPIIGEDSSNLVQNSSALLGLYGWASSGTAPWSVYTALSHKTLKYFYVPNAVPAGQLSILTSDIITVFAGDFYLQALFYTLSMDKGDMYIEVLNVATSTMIDSLTATLNANWHRKSKKITIPSGVTQIRLRLVVAGKETGVNASTKAITRIKLSYGSVDVPYTAEGDDLALLGYTNKMRSWGAI from the coding sequence GTGCCAAAAGAAACGAAACGTTTAAAGTTACCACTTCCCTTGGGGAACGAGAATGTTACTCTGGAGAGTATTAATGGGATTTTTGAGAAGATTGATGCAGGCGTGGCAACACGTGAATCCATCCTTATATCTGCGGGATCAGACCTTAATACCTACATGGAAGAAGGCAACTATTATTGCCCAGCCAATGCCACTGTAGCAACTTTGCTTAATTCTCCGACAGCAGAGGCATTTCATTTGACGGTTGAGGCACATGCTGGAGTGTTACAAACCTTGAGCACTTTTCAGCCTGGGGATTTGGAGGTGTTCCAAAGAAACTACTATTTCGGATGGGGACCGTGGAAGAAAGTACCTACAAGAGACGAACTTGAAGAGATACTGCCGCAGGCTAACGGTAACGCTCAGGGATACGCCAATGCAGCGGTAGCGCCTATTATCGGTGAGGATTCATCAAACTTAGTGCAAAATTCGTCGGCTTTATTAGGTCTTTATGGGTGGGCTAGTTCTGGGACTGCTCCATGGTCTGTGTACACTGCATTAAGCCATAAAACCCTAAAGTACTTTTATGTACCAAATGCAGTGCCAGCAGGACAATTATCGATCCTCACTTCAGATATAATCACAGTATTCGCAGGGGACTTTTATTTACAGGCACTGTTCTACACGTTAAGCATGGACAAGGGCGATATGTATATTGAAGTTTTGAACGTCGCTACTAGCACGATGATAGACTCATTAACCGCCACGCTTAACGCTAACTGGCACCGGAAATCCAAGAAAATAACAATTCCGTCCGGCGTTACACAGATAAGACTTCGCTTGGTAGTTGCCGGAAAAGAAACAGGAGTGAATGCGTCCACGAAAGCAATTACACGAATAAAGCTTTCGTACGGTTCGGTAGATGTGCCATACACAGCCGAAGGCGATGACCTCGCATTGCTTGGGTACACAAATAAAATGAGATCATGGGGGGCGATATAG
- a CDS encoding phage holin family protein: MQQDTLWKWLLALLTSSATYFFGGWSGVLGVLLVFVILDYLTGIAAAGMNGKLESNVGMFGIARKVFIFAMVSVAHLVDGVLGDGHLFRDAVAFFYIANELLSIIENGGRLGAPIPPVIRQAIEVLKGKGGSGGIPDNYTPDSREPFVQPDGKDVDQQARDETK, translated from the coding sequence ATGCAACAGGACACTTTATGGAAATGGCTCCTTGCTCTATTAACCAGCTCAGCAACCTACTTCTTCGGAGGCTGGTCCGGCGTACTTGGCGTACTACTCGTGTTCGTCATTCTCGATTACCTTACCGGTATCGCGGCTGCTGGGATGAATGGCAAGCTGGAGAGTAATGTCGGCATGTTCGGCATCGCGCGAAAAGTATTTATATTTGCAATGGTATCGGTGGCTCATCTGGTGGACGGTGTTCTGGGAGACGGACATTTGTTCAGGGATGCGGTCGCCTTTTTTTATATCGCGAATGAGCTGTTGTCCATTATTGAGAACGGGGGCAGGTTGGGCGCACCGATCCCGCCTGTGATCAGGCAGGCCATTGAAGTGCTCAAGGGCAAGGGAGGAAGCGGGGGTATACCCGACAACTATACTCCTGATTCCAGAGAACCTTTTGTACAGCCAGATGGTAAGGACGTTGATCAACAGGCCAGAGATGAAACGAAGTAA
- a CDS encoding glycoside hydrolase family 25 protein gives MQTRSSGNTQGIDVSRYQGNIDWAKVKASGMTFVFIKATEGQTYTDPNFQKNVTGALAAGMLVGTYHFFRATTTDAAKVEAAHYASTLNKVGGAKALQLPPVMDYENNPGNLSKAQINTVAKAFLTELQRLTGVKPIIYTGNSFAGNFDTSLSSYDLWIARYSSTRVPEDQPAWKRWTFWQYTDSGKVNGISGNVDMNEFQGSAAELKARYAAAAPKPPEPSEPTNPTNPSEPPKGGEPMTAEEKAAFDALKSQVDKLQARQQMEVPVWAKAAVDAALAYDTKNPLFSIDNGASYDFYRFITVMYRRGLFKK, from the coding sequence ATGCAAACGAGAAGCTCGGGCAATACGCAGGGCATTGACGTCTCGCGGTATCAGGGCAATATCGATTGGGCCAAAGTGAAGGCGAGCGGCATGACATTTGTGTTCATCAAGGCCACCGAAGGGCAGACGTATACCGATCCAAATTTCCAAAAAAACGTAACTGGCGCATTGGCGGCGGGCATGCTAGTGGGAACGTACCATTTCTTCCGTGCGACAACTACTGATGCTGCCAAGGTAGAAGCGGCACATTACGCCAGTACACTTAACAAAGTAGGAGGCGCCAAGGCGCTGCAATTACCTCCTGTCATGGACTACGAGAACAATCCGGGTAACTTGAGCAAAGCTCAGATCAACACGGTCGCCAAGGCTTTTTTAACGGAATTGCAACGTCTCACGGGTGTGAAACCGATCATATACACGGGTAACTCATTTGCCGGGAATTTTGACACATCACTCAGTTCATATGATCTATGGATTGCGCGTTACAGCAGCACGCGTGTGCCAGAGGACCAACCTGCCTGGAAACGTTGGACATTCTGGCAGTATACGGACTCGGGCAAGGTGAATGGGATCAGCGGCAACGTGGATATGAATGAGTTCCAAGGTTCGGCAGCGGAATTGAAAGCAAGATATGCAGCAGCAGCACCAAAGCCGCCAGAGCCATCCGAACCAACCAATCCCACGAATCCATCCGAACCACCGAAAGGGGGCGAACCGATGACAGCCGAAGAGAAAGCAGCGTTTGATGCGCTCAAATCCCAGGTGGATAAACTGCAGGCGCGCCAGCAGATGGAAGTTCCAGTCTGGGCAAAAGCGGCCGTTGACGCAGCACTGGCATATGACACCAAAAATCCACTGTTCAGCATCGACAATGGGGCGAGTTATGATTTTTACCGTTTTATCACGGTCATGTACCGCAGAGGTTTATTCAAAAAATAA